From Paracoccus aminovorans, one genomic window encodes:
- the coaBC gene encoding bifunctional phosphopantothenoylcysteine decarboxylase/phosphopantothenate--cysteine ligase CoaBC — protein sequence MQGSRILLIVGGGIAAFKIPELIRMIRREGGSVVPVLTAAGAEFVTPLTLSSLAEAPCHTALFDLTRESEMGHIQLSRAADLVVVAPATADLLARMAAGLAGDLASTLLLATDKPVLAAPAMNVRMWQHPATQRNMDLLESDGVRFVGPDEGDMACGEYGPGRMAEPETILAAIRAAVARDRPLRLPPEAVVSLPQRVLTGRHVIVTSGPTHEPIDSVRYIANRSSGAQGSAIAAALRDLGARVSFVTGPAEVPPPEGVEVIPVETAREMREAVEDALPADAAVMAAAVADWHVVNARQGKIKKDGSGALPDLQFAENPDILAWISRLPQGRPGLVVGFAAETDHVLENATAKRARKGCDWILANDVSPATGIMGGTENAVTLISAEGAESWPRLSKAEVARRLAARLADALNARNNPAEDRT from the coding sequence ATGCAGGGCAGCCGCATATTGCTGATCGTCGGCGGGGGAATCGCCGCCTTCAAGATCCCCGAGCTGATCCGCATGATCCGGCGCGAGGGCGGGTCGGTGGTGCCGGTGCTGACCGCTGCCGGGGCCGAGTTCGTCACGCCGTTGACGCTGTCCTCGCTGGCCGAGGCGCCGTGCCATACCGCGCTGTTCGACCTGACCCGCGAATCCGAGATGGGCCATATCCAGCTGTCGCGCGCCGCCGATCTGGTGGTGGTGGCGCCGGCGACGGCCGATCTGCTGGCCCGGATGGCGGCGGGGCTGGCGGGCGACCTGGCCTCGACCCTGCTGCTGGCGACCGACAAGCCGGTGCTGGCGGCGCCGGCGATGAACGTGCGCATGTGGCAGCACCCGGCGACGCAGCGCAACATGGACCTGCTGGAAAGCGACGGCGTCCGCTTCGTCGGCCCGGACGAGGGCGACATGGCCTGTGGCGAGTACGGTCCCGGCCGCATGGCCGAGCCCGAGACGATCCTGGCCGCGATCCGCGCCGCGGTGGCGCGCGACCGGCCGCTGCGGCTGCCGCCCGAGGCGGTGGTGTCGCTGCCGCAGCGGGTGCTGACCGGGCGGCATGTCATCGTGACCTCGGGTCCGACCCACGAGCCGATCGATTCGGTGCGCTATATCGCCAACCGCTCCAGCGGGGCGCAGGGCAGCGCCATCGCCGCTGCGCTGCGCGACCTGGGCGCGCGGGTCAGTTTCGTCACCGGCCCGGCCGAGGTGCCGCCGCCCGAGGGTGTCGAGGTGATCCCGGTCGAGACCGCGCGCGAGATGCGCGAAGCGGTCGAGGATGCGCTGCCCGCCGATGCCGCCGTGATGGCCGCCGCCGTGGCCGACTGGCATGTGGTCAATGCCAGGCAGGGCAAGATCAAGAAGGATGGCTCGGGCGCGCTTCCCGACCTGCAATTCGCCGAGAATCCGGACATCCTGGCCTGGATCAGCCGGTTGCCGCAGGGGCGCCCCGGACTGGTGGTGGGCTTTGCGGCCGAGACCGATCATGTGCTCGAAAACGCGACGGCCAAGCGTGCCCGCAAAGGCTGCGACTGGATCCTGGCCAATGACGTCAGCCCGGCGACGGGGATCATGGGCGGGACCGAGAACGCGGTGACGCTGATTTCGGCCGAGGGGGCGGAAAGCTGGCCGCGGCTCTCCAAGGCGGAAGTTGCGCGCCGCCTGGCCGCACGGCTGGCCGACGCGCTGAACGCCCGCAACAATCCGGCGGAGGATCGGACATGA
- the sufB gene encoding Fe-S cluster assembly protein SufB codes for MSVETDEAIEVREGVDRETVETVQSMGSYKYGWDTEIEMDYAPKGINEDIVRLISNKNDEPEWMLEWRLAAFRRWQTMTEPRWAMLHYPEIDYQDQYYYARPKSMEVKPKSLDEVDPKLLATYEKLGIPLKEQMILAGVEGAEDAPAEGRKVAVDAVFDSVSVGTTFKDELAKAGVIFCPISEAIREHPELVRKYLGSVVPQSDNFFATLNSAVFSDGSFVYVPPGVKCPMELSTYFRINAENTGQFERTLIICDRGAYVSYLEGCTAPKRDTAQLHAAVVEIVILEDAEVKYSTVQNWFPGDEEGKGGIYNFVTKRADCREARAKVMWTQVETGSAITWKYPSCILRGEESSGEFYSIAIANNMQQADTGTKMIHLGKNTRSRIVSKGISAGKAQNTYRGLVSMHPRATNSRNYTQCDSLLIGGECGAHTVPYIEVKNSSSRVEHEATTSKVDEDQLFYCRQRGMDEEEAVALVVNGFCREVLQALPMEFAMEAQSLVAISLEGSVG; via the coding sequence ATGTCTGTTGAGACCGACGAGGCAATCGAAGTCCGCGAGGGCGTAGACCGCGAGACCGTCGAGACCGTCCAGAGCATGGGGTCCTACAAATACGGCTGGGACACCGAGATCGAGATGGACTATGCCCCCAAGGGCATCAACGAGGACATCGTCCGGCTGATCTCGAACAAGAACGACGAGCCCGAATGGATGCTGGAATGGCGCCTGGCGGCCTTCCGCCGCTGGCAGACCATGACCGAGCCCCGCTGGGCGATGCTGCACTATCCCGAGATCGACTATCAGGACCAGTATTACTACGCCCGCCCGAAAAGCATGGAGGTCAAGCCCAAGTCCCTGGACGAGGTCGACCCGAAGCTGCTGGCGACCTATGAGAAGCTGGGCATCCCGCTGAAGGAGCAGATGATCCTGGCGGGCGTCGAGGGCGCCGAGGATGCCCCGGCCGAGGGCCGCAAGGTCGCCGTGGACGCGGTCTTCGACTCGGTCTCGGTCGGCACCACCTTCAAGGACGAGCTGGCCAAGGCGGGCGTGATCTTCTGCCCGATCAGCGAGGCGATCCGCGAACATCCCGAGCTGGTGCGGAAATATCTGGGCTCGGTGGTGCCGCAGTCGGACAACTTCTTCGCCACGCTGAACTCGGCGGTCTTTTCGGACGGGTCCTTCGTCTATGTGCCGCCGGGCGTGAAATGCCCGATGGAGCTGTCGACCTATTTCCGCATCAATGCCGAGAACACCGGCCAGTTCGAGCGCACGCTGATCATCTGCGACCGCGGCGCCTATGTCAGCTACCTGGAAGGCTGCACCGCGCCCAAGCGCGACACCGCGCAGCTGCATGCGGCCGTGGTCGAGATCGTCATCCTGGAGGATGCCGAGGTGAAATATTCGACCGTCCAGAACTGGTTCCCCGGCGACGAGGAAGGCAAGGGCGGCATCTACAACTTCGTCACCAAGCGCGCCGACTGCCGCGAGGCCCGCGCCAAGGTGATGTGGACCCAGGTCGAGACCGGCAGCGCGATCACCTGGAAATATCCGTCCTGCATCCTGCGCGGCGAGGAATCCTCGGGCGAGTTCTACTCCATCGCCATCGCCAACAACATGCAGCAGGCCGATACCGGCACCAAGATGATCCATCTTGGCAAGAACACCCGCTCGCGCATTGTTTCCAAAGGGATTTCCGCCGGAAAAGCGCAGAACACCTATCGCGGGCTGGTGTCGATGCACCCGCGCGCGACCAACAGCCGCAACTATACGCAATGCGACAGCCTGCTGATCGGCGGCGAGTGCGGCGCCCATACCGTGCCCTATATCGAGGTCAAGAACAGCTCGTCCCGCGTCGAGCACGAGGCGACGACCAGCAAGGTGGACGAGGATCAGCTGTTCTATTGCCGCCAGCGCGGCATGGACGAGGAAGAGGCGGTGGCGCTGGTCGTCAACGGCTTCTGCCGCGAGGTTCTGCAGGCGCTGCCGATGGAATTCGCCATGGAGGCGCAGTCGCTCGTCGCCATCTCGCTGGAAGGGTCGGTCGGATGA
- a CDS encoding cysteine desulfurase family protein, which produces MNRIYLDWNATAPLRPEARAAMLEAMEIVGNPSSVHAEGRAAKSALERAREDVAAALGAEGADVIFTSGATESAALILGGRDLACSPVEHAAVTAWCRAELTSDSMGRVTVPDPAGTTLQLANAETGVIQDLPEGLAASDLTQAFGKIPFSFNWLGIQAGFVSAHKLGGPRGIGALVVRRGTEVEARIKGGGQEQGRRAGTENLIGIMGFAAAAKAAQNDLDQGIGEKVSQIRDSLMAALESGAEMVTFPGRESRRLPNTLSILTPGWRGETQVMQMDLAGFAVSAGSACSSGKVRPSSVLTAMGIAPERAGDAIRVSIGPTTDDRDVARFADAWLAAHDRWRQRNEQRETAGRV; this is translated from the coding sequence ATGAACCGGATCTATCTGGACTGGAACGCCACCGCGCCGCTGCGCCCCGAGGCGCGCGCGGCGATGCTGGAGGCGATGGAGATCGTCGGCAACCCGTCCTCGGTCCATGCCGAAGGCCGGGCGGCGAAATCGGCGCTGGAACGCGCGCGCGAGGATGTCGCGGCGGCGCTGGGGGCCGAGGGGGCCGACGTGATCTTCACCTCGGGTGCGACGGAAAGCGCGGCGCTGATCCTCGGCGGGCGCGATCTGGCCTGTTCGCCGGTAGAACATGCCGCCGTGACCGCCTGGTGCCGGGCGGAACTGACGAGCGATTCCATGGGCCGCGTTACGGTGCCCGATCCCGCCGGCACGACCTTGCAACTCGCCAATGCCGAGACCGGGGTGATCCAGGATCTGCCCGAGGGGCTGGCCGCCAGCGACCTGACCCAGGCTTTCGGCAAGATTCCGTTTTCCTTCAACTGGCTGGGCATCCAGGCGGGCTTCGTCTCGGCCCACAAGCTGGGCGGTCCGCGCGGCATCGGCGCGCTGGTCGTCCGGCGCGGCACCGAGGTCGAGGCGCGCATCAAGGGCGGCGGGCAGGAACAGGGCCGCCGCGCCGGGACCGAGAACCTGATCGGCATCATGGGCTTTGCCGCCGCGGCGAAAGCGGCGCAGAATGATCTGGATCAAGGAATCGGTGAAAAAGTGTCGCAAATTCGCGATTCCCTGATGGCCGCTCTGGAATCCGGGGCTGAAATGGTTACATTCCCGGGGCGCGAATCCCGCCGCCTGCCGAATACATTGTCAATCCTGACGCCGGGATGGCGCGGAGAGACGCAGGTGATGCAGATGGACCTCGCCGGATTTGCCGTCTCGGCAGGCTCGGCCTGTTCCTCGGGCAAGGTCCGGCCCAGTTCCGTCCTGACGGCCATGGGGATCGCGCCGGAACGGGCGGGCGATGCGATCCGCGTCTCGATCGGGCCGACCACGGACGATCGGGATGTTGCGCGTTTCGCGGATGCCTGGCTGGCGGCGCACGACCGCTGGCGGCAAAGGAATGAGCAGCGGGAGACCGCGGGAAGGGTGTGA